The following are encoded in a window of Prochlorococcus marinus str. MIT 1013 genomic DNA:
- a CDS encoding adenylosuccinate synthase, which produces MANVVVIGAQWGDEGKGKITDLLSRSADVVVRYQGGVNAGHTIVVEDKVLKLHLIPSGILYPDTICLIGSGTVVDPKVMIKEIKMLKDNDIDIAGLKLASTAHVTMPYHRLLDMAMEQKRGLQKIGTTGRGIGPTYADKSQRNGIRIIDLLSREKLEERLKVPLAEKNGLLQKIYGIEPLIIDEIIEEYLDYGNQLKKHIVDCNRTVHQAAKKKKNILFEGAQGTLLDLDHGTYPYVTSSNPVSGGACIGAGVGPTLIDRVIGVAKAYTTRVGEGPFPTELQGSINDQLCDRGGEFGTTTGRRRRCGWFDGVIGKYAVEVNGLDCLAITKLDVLDELEEIDICVAYELNGKRIDYFPSSVEDFEKCTPIFKKLPGWKCSTENCRRLEDLPPAAMSYLRFLAELMEVPIAIVSLGANRDQTIVIEDPIHGPKRALLNF; this is translated from the coding sequence TTGGCAAACGTCGTAGTTATAGGGGCACAGTGGGGTGATGAAGGAAAGGGCAAAATCACCGATTTGCTCAGTCGCTCCGCTGATGTAGTTGTTCGCTACCAAGGTGGTGTAAATGCTGGTCATACAATTGTTGTCGAGGACAAAGTTCTCAAATTGCATTTAATTCCCTCTGGGATTTTGTATCCAGATACGATTTGTCTTATTGGATCAGGAACAGTTGTTGATCCAAAAGTGATGATTAAAGAAATAAAAATGCTCAAAGACAACGATATAGATATCGCAGGCCTAAAACTAGCTTCAACTGCTCATGTAACTATGCCTTATCATCGGCTTCTAGATATGGCGATGGAGCAAAAAAGAGGGCTCCAAAAGATTGGTACTACTGGTAGGGGCATAGGTCCAACTTATGCTGACAAATCTCAAAGGAATGGAATTAGAATTATTGATCTATTGAGCAGAGAAAAGCTTGAAGAGAGACTAAAGGTTCCATTAGCAGAAAAGAACGGACTCCTACAAAAAATATATGGTATTGAACCTTTAATTATTGATGAAATAATTGAAGAATATCTTGATTACGGAAACCAGCTTAAAAAACACATTGTTGACTGCAATAGAACTGTTCATCAAGCAGCAAAAAAGAAGAAGAATATCTTGTTCGAGGGTGCTCAAGGAACCCTGTTAGATCTTGATCACGGCACCTACCCTTATGTAACCTCCTCTAATCCAGTATCAGGCGGGGCATGCATTGGAGCAGGAGTAGGTCCCACCCTCATTGACAGAGTTATCGGGGTTGCAAAAGCCTATACGACTAGAGTTGGAGAAGGCCCCTTCCCGACTGAGTTGCAAGGGAGTATTAATGATCAACTTTGTGATAGAGGGGGTGAATTTGGAACAACTACTGGACGAAGGAGGAGATGTGGTTGGTTTGATGGAGTGATTGGAAAATACGCAGTTGAGGTAAATGGATTGGATTGCCTTGCTATTACTAAATTAGACGTTTTAGATGAACTTGAAGAAATTGATATATGTGTAGCTTATGAATTAAATGGCAAAAGAATTGATTATTTCCCAAGTAGCGTTGAAGATTTTGAAAAATGTACACCAATTTTCAAAAAGCTCCCTGGCTGGAAATGCTCTACAGAAAATTGTCGTCGACTAGAAGATCTTCCACCTGCAGCCATGAGTTACTTGAGATTCCTAGCTGAACTTATGGAAGTTCCCATAGCAATAGTTTCCTTAGGAGCCAATCGAGATCAAACAATTGTTATTGAGGATCCTATTCATGGGCCGAAAAGAGCCCTCCTGAATTTCTAG
- the psb27 gene encoding photosystem II protein Psb27 yields the protein MISAFHHLSIRLVRAALAICLGFCLTFFQFASEANAAKTLMTGDFAKDTISVSSTLKETITLPKEDKGLSDAEKEAVFLISDYISRYRNRSQVNTSTTFTTMQTALNALSGHYKTFANRPVPEKLKERLNKELSKAEKLAVRDN from the coding sequence ATGATTTCTGCCTTTCATCACCTCTCCATTAGGTTGGTGAGGGCAGCTTTGGCGATATGCCTTGGCTTCTGCCTCACATTCTTTCAATTTGCTTCAGAAGCGAATGCAGCTAAAACATTAATGACTGGGGATTTTGCAAAAGACACTATTTCGGTCTCTTCAACTTTGAAAGAAACCATAACTTTACCCAAAGAAGATAAAGGGCTATCAGATGCAGAAAAAGAAGCTGTTTTTCTCATAAGCGATTACATCTCAAGATATAGAAATCGATCTCAAGTAAATACTTCTACTACCTTTACTACAATGCAAACTGCATTAAATGCTTTATCAGGTCATTATAAAACTTTTGCAAACAGACCTGTTCCTGAAAAGCTTAAGGAGAGATTAAACAAAGAACTATCTAAGGCAGAGAAATTGGCAGTTAGAGACAATTAA